Proteins encoded by one window of Blautia argi:
- a CDS encoding adenylosuccinate synthase has protein sequence MVKAVVGANWGDEGKGKITDMLAQNADIVVRFQGGANAGHTIVNDYGKFALHTLPSGVFNDHTTSIIGNGVALNIPVLFKEIQSIVEKGVPMPDIKVSDRAQIVMSYHIKFDEYEEERLAGKSFGSTKSGIAPFYSDKFAKIGFQVSELFEDEAALREKAENICDKKNVLLEHLYHKPLLKAEDIVKELMQYKEMIAPYVCDVSLLLWNAIKEGKEILLEGQLGSLKDPDHGIYPMVTSSSTLAAYGAVGAGVPPYEIKKIITVCKAYSSAVGAGAFVSEIFGEEADELRRRGGDGGEYGATTGRPRRMGWFDCVASRYGCRIQGTTDVAFTVLDVLGYLDEIPVCVGYEIDGEITTEFPTTHLLEKAKPVLEVLPGWKCDIRGIKKYEDLPENCRKYIEFVEEKLGFPITMVSNGPGREDIIYR, from the coding sequence ATGGTAAAAGCAGTAGTTGGGGCAAACTGGGGAGATGAAGGCAAAGGCAAAATTACAGATATGCTGGCGCAGAACGCAGATATTGTCGTACGGTTTCAGGGCGGTGCAAATGCAGGGCATACAATCGTAAATGATTATGGAAAATTTGCACTTCACACACTTCCTTCCGGTGTTTTTAACGACCATACCACCAGTATTATCGGAAACGGTGTGGCATTGAATATCCCGGTACTGTTTAAAGAGATTCAGTCTATTGTGGAAAAGGGAGTGCCTATGCCGGATATCAAGGTATCAGACCGCGCGCAGATTGTCATGTCTTATCACATTAAATTTGATGAGTATGAGGAAGAGCGTCTGGCAGGGAAATCCTTTGGTTCTACCAAATCAGGAATCGCACCGTTTTATTCAGATAAATTTGCAAAAATCGGTTTCCAGGTCAGCGAGCTGTTTGAGGACGAAGCTGCTCTGAGGGAGAAAGCAGAAAATATTTGTGACAAGAAAAATGTGTTACTGGAGCATTTGTATCACAAACCGCTTTTAAAGGCTGAGGATATTGTGAAAGAGCTGATGCAGTACAAGGAGATGATTGCACCGTATGTCTGCGATGTTTCTCTTCTTCTGTGGAACGCTATAAAAGAGGGCAAAGAGATTTTGCTGGAGGGACAGTTGGGCTCTTTAAAAGACCCGGATCACGGTATTTATCCGATGGTTACTTCTTCCTCTACCCTGGCTGCTTATGGTGCAGTAGGCGCAGGAGTGCCTCCTTATGAAATCAAGAAGATTATTACTGTGTGCAAGGCATATTCCAGCGCAGTAGGCGCAGGGGCTTTTGTGTCTGAAATTTTTGGTGAGGAAGCAGACGAATTAAGGCGCAGAGGCGGCGATGGCGGAGAGTATGGAGCAACCACAGGACGTCCAAGACGTATGGGCTGGTTTGACTGTGTGGCTTCCAGATACGGCTGCCGTATTCAGGGTACCACGGACGTGGCGTTTACGGTTCTGGACGTGCTGGGTTATTTAGATGAAATTCCCGTATGTGTGGGATATGAAATTGACGGTGAAATCACCACAGAATTTCCTACTACCCATCTTCTGGAAAAGGCAAAACCGGTATTAGAGGTGCTGCCGGGCTGGAAGTGCGATATCAGGGGCATTAAAAAATATGAGGACTTACCGGAGAACTGCCGCAAATATATTGAATTTGTGGAAGAAAAGCTGGGATTCCCCATTACCATGGTTTCCAATGGACCGGGCAGAGAGGATATTATTTACAGATAG
- the purB gene encoding adenylosuccinate lyase has product MSTDRYVSPLSERYASREMQYIFSPDMKFRTWRKLWIALAETEKELGLPITQEQIDELKEHAEDINYEVAKEREKQVRHDVMSHVYAYGVQCPKAKGIIHLGATSCYVGDNTDIIVMTEALKLVRKKLVNVIAELAKFAKEHEALPTLAFTHFQPAQPTTVGKRATLWIQEFLLDLEDLEFVLSTMKLLGSKGTTGTQASFLELFDGDQETIDKIDPMIAEKMGFKECYPVSGQTYSRKVDTRVLNVLAGIAASAHKFSNDIRLLQHLKEVEEPFEKSQIGSSAMAYKRNPMRSERIASLSRFVMVDALNPAITSATQWFERTLDDSANKRLSVPEGFLAIDGILDLCLNVVDGLVVYPKVIEKRLRSELPFMATENIMMDAVKAGGDRQELHERIRELSMEAGKNVKVEGKDNNLLELIAADPAFNMSLEDLQKTMDPAKYTGRAAVQVENFLNKVVNPVLEANKELLGMTAEINV; this is encoded by the coding sequence ATGAGTACAGACAGATATGTAAGTCCATTATCCGAACGTTATGCAAGCAGAGAAATGCAGTATATTTTTTCTCCAGATATGAAATTCCGCACCTGGAGAAAGCTTTGGATTGCTCTGGCAGAAACAGAAAAAGAGCTGGGACTGCCGATTACACAGGAGCAGATTGACGAGTTAAAGGAACATGCCGAAGATATTAACTACGAAGTGGCAAAAGAGAGAGAAAAACAGGTTCGCCACGATGTAATGTCCCATGTATATGCCTATGGCGTACAGTGCCCAAAGGCAAAGGGCATTATCCACCTGGGCGCTACAAGCTGCTATGTCGGTGACAATACTGATATTATTGTCATGACCGAAGCCCTGAAACTGGTGAGAAAAAAACTGGTGAATGTGATTGCAGAACTGGCAAAATTTGCAAAAGAGCATGAAGCACTGCCAACTCTGGCATTTACCCATTTTCAGCCTGCACAGCCTACTACAGTGGGAAAAAGAGCAACACTGTGGATACAGGAATTCCTTCTGGATTTAGAGGATTTGGAATTTGTACTCAGCACAATGAAACTGTTAGGTTCAAAAGGAACCACAGGAACACAGGCAAGTTTTCTGGAACTTTTTGACGGAGATCAGGAAACCATTGATAAGATTGACCCCATGATTGCAGAAAAAATGGGATTCAAAGAATGTTATCCTGTTTCCGGACAGACTTATTCCAGAAAAGTGGATACAAGAGTTTTGAACGTACTGGCAGGAATCGCAGCCAGCGCGCATAAATTTTCTAATGATATCCGTCTTTTACAGCACTTAAAGGAAGTGGAAGAGCCGTTTGAAAAGAGCCAGATTGGTTCCTCTGCCATGGCATACAAGAGAAATCCTATGAGAAGTGAGAGAATTGCTTCCCTTTCCCGTTTTGTCATGGTTGACGCTTTAAATCCGGCGATTACGTCTGCAACACAGTGGTTTGAGAGAACGCTGGACGATTCTGCAAATAAAAGACTCTCTGTTCCCGAAGGATTTCTTGCCATTGACGGTATTTTGGATTTGTGCTTAAACGTAGTGGACGGATTAGTGGTATATCCAAAAGTAATCGAGAAACGTTTAAGAAGCGAACTGCCGTTTATGGCTACAGAAAACATTATGATGGACGCAGTAAAAGCAGGCGGTGACCGTCAGGAACTCCATGAAAGAATCCGTGAACTTTCTATGGAAGCAGGAAAAAATGTAAAAGTAGAAGGTAAGGATAACAATCTTCTGGAACTGATTGCAGCAGACCCTGCATTTAATATGAGTCTGGAAGACCTTCAGAAGACCATGGACCCTGCAAAATATACAGGAAGGGCAGCCGTACAGGTGGAAAACTTCCTGAACAAGGTCGTAAATCCTGTATTGGAAGCAAACAAAGAACTTCTTGGAATGACAGCAGAGATTAACGTGTAA
- a CDS encoding DUF5717 family protein, which produces MKTRMEQLINGRFEYEVPGLELSADHISLSAVPEEKVRGELQFAARDGRKIKGMAYSTHRRFLLGKEKFSGEKIILPYGIDTKGLESTDCIEGEIVLSTGIGTYRVPFFVEMKKPQVRTSQGTVGNLEEFVSLAKEDFREAYQLFIDPSFKRLLKGREELLPCYAAMVKTPVPYQNLEEFLIGAGLKEPVRLTLEKDRLELYEVQTSLKDTLRIRRSGWGFLRAEIEAEGEFLEVEKRVIHDGHFIGSVYDLEYIIRREYLGRGRNFGRIRIKTVYETITYEIMASKNGKIQVNVTAYEKKKKLEAARAFLMMELGKKDIREWCMDMEALLEELKEKGYYSTECQLFEAYIQVRADNKQEARRLLDSLENNQRIQQEEILEGAFLYLNEISERNMQSKESVAVRLHQLYQRRVDSLLLLSMIFQLDEEHLRTQSRKMFLLEEQYRIGCRSPFLYLAACRLAAEDGSVFRKMNGFIIQVYLFAEKYGILTEEMAFRAIDLAGQMKGFSEKVYNILTCIYEKYPSVHAVKGICQLIMKGEPRKAEYFRWYELAVQAELKITGLYEYYIETMSRNYQKVLPKVIRLYFGYNNTLSDTKKAFVYSNVIRNKEIDKETYQTYKKNMEEFAKEKIKEGRINEDFAVVYQEFCVDSNDENVRAALARVLFTCRLYCDDPKIRKVIVRHASMKEEQVYLCTDRTAYISLYTKDAAIVFEDSSQRRYVSTVDYNVHHLLDMEELAGKLGKDGKKYPGMLLHTCGELKHECTVTEENVSCFESVLKQESFCEDYRQNIRKKLLLYYESQMDNRNLRESLREMDFRAFARVNKCLLITILVKQEMFVGAYDLICEYGYEKIEMPILLRLCSQMILRLEFEYEEELLLLAGYIVKSGVYDEVLLKYLVQHFEGPVNEMVRLWERAMGFALDCYQLEERILVCSMFSRVCHEKGLSVLKNYISQSGKEQVILSYLTFECYAYFLGEQEKEEFLFEALEKVLERKWESDIICRISLLKHYGETGIWNQRRKELAEEILAECARDRLQFAFFQELPRELLGTCQLEDKLFVECRTYHNAKVTLYSYIERGERTEEKREPLKERYQGIYNREFVLFYGEKLHYHFVIEKDGVTEMTQEEILTVEEGDMQGSSKYQMLNTMLQLKEKNQTEELQRMTETYMEREQQVKELFALLD; this is translated from the coding sequence TTGAAGACACGAATGGAACAACTGATAAACGGAAGATTTGAATATGAAGTACCGGGTTTGGAGCTTTCTGCAGACCATATTTCTCTTTCAGCAGTACCGGAAGAAAAGGTAAGAGGAGAATTGCAGTTCGCAGCACGGGACGGAAGAAAAATAAAAGGAATGGCATATTCCACTCACCGCAGATTTCTTCTGGGAAAAGAAAAATTTTCGGGAGAAAAGATTATTCTTCCCTATGGAATCGACACAAAGGGATTGGAGAGTACAGACTGCATAGAAGGGGAAATCGTTTTAAGCACTGGTATTGGAACTTACCGGGTGCCTTTTTTCGTGGAGATGAAAAAGCCCCAGGTGCGTACTTCTCAGGGAACTGTGGGGAACTTGGAAGAATTTGTCAGTTTGGCAAAAGAGGATTTTAGAGAGGCCTATCAGCTTTTTATAGATCCGTCTTTTAAAAGACTGTTAAAAGGCAGAGAAGAGTTACTGCCGTGTTATGCTGCAATGGTGAAGACACCGGTACCTTATCAGAATCTGGAGGAATTTCTCATAGGTGCAGGGTTAAAGGAACCAGTGCGCCTTACACTGGAAAAGGACAGGCTGGAGTTGTATGAAGTGCAGACCTCTTTAAAGGATACCCTGCGAATCAGAAGAAGCGGCTGGGGATTTCTGCGGGCAGAAATCGAAGCAGAGGGGGAATTTCTGGAGGTAGAAAAGAGAGTAATTCACGATGGACACTTTATCGGAAGTGTCTATGATCTGGAGTATATTATACGCAGGGAATATCTTGGCAGAGGACGGAATTTTGGCAGAATCCGCATAAAAACCGTGTATGAAACTATTACTTATGAAATTATGGCGTCAAAAAACGGAAAGATTCAGGTCAATGTAACCGCATATGAGAAGAAAAAAAAGCTGGAGGCAGCCAGAGCCTTTCTGATGATGGAATTAGGGAAAAAGGACATCAGGGAATGGTGTATGGATATGGAAGCGCTTTTGGAAGAATTAAAGGAAAAGGGATACTATTCCACAGAATGTCAGCTTTTTGAGGCATATATACAGGTGCGGGCAGATAATAAGCAAGAAGCCAGAAGACTTTTGGATTCTCTGGAAAACAATCAGAGGATTCAGCAGGAGGAAATTTTGGAGGGGGCATTTTTGTATCTCAATGAGATTTCTGAGCGGAATATGCAGTCTAAAGAATCTGTAGCAGTGCGTCTGCATCAACTATACCAGAGAAGAGTGGACAGCCTGCTGTTGCTTTCCATGATTTTTCAGTTAGACGAGGAGCATCTGCGTACCCAGTCCAGAAAGATGTTTCTTTTAGAAGAGCAGTACAGAATCGGATGCAGAAGTCCATTTCTCTATCTGGCGGCATGCAGACTGGCAGCAGAAGATGGTTCTGTTTTTCGAAAAATGAACGGATTTATCATACAGGTGTATCTTTTTGCGGAAAAATACGGGATTCTCACAGAAGAAATGGCGTTCCGTGCCATTGACCTTGCGGGACAGATGAAGGGATTTTCCGAAAAGGTTTATAACATTCTGACCTGCATCTACGAAAAATATCCCTCTGTGCATGCAGTCAAGGGTATCTGTCAGTTGATTATGAAGGGAGAACCCAGAAAGGCAGAATATTTCCGGTGGTATGAGCTGGCTGTACAGGCAGAGTTGAAAATCACAGGCTTATATGAATATTATATTGAAACCATGAGTCGAAATTATCAGAAGGTTCTGCCAAAGGTGATACGCCTGTATTTCGGATACAACAATACATTGAGCGATACAAAAAAGGCGTTTGTGTACAGCAATGTGATTCGCAACAAAGAGATAGATAAAGAAACTTACCAGACATATAAAAAAAATATGGAAGAATTTGCAAAGGAGAAAATCAAAGAAGGACGGATAAATGAAGACTTTGCTGTGGTATATCAGGAGTTCTGTGTGGATTCCAATGATGAAAATGTACGGGCAGCTCTGGCAAGAGTGTTGTTTACCTGTCGCCTTTACTGTGATGATCCCAAGATAAGAAAGGTGATTGTGCGCCATGCCTCCATGAAAGAGGAGCAGGTCTATCTCTGTACAGACCGGACTGCCTATATTTCTCTCTATACAAAGGACGCCGCTATTGTATTTGAGGACAGCAGTCAGCGCAGGTATGTGAGTACAGTGGATTATAATGTGCATCACTTGCTGGATATGGAGGAACTGGCAGGAAAGCTTGGAAAAGACGGAAAGAAATATCCGGGCATGTTGCTTCATACTTGTGGCGAACTGAAGCATGAGTGTACAGTGACAGAGGAAAATGTATCCTGCTTTGAGTCTGTGTTAAAGCAGGAAAGTTTTTGCGAGGACTATCGCCAGAATATCCGAAAAAAGCTACTTTTATATTATGAATCCCAGATGGACAACCGGAATTTAAGGGAGTCCCTGAGGGAAATGGATTTCCGTGCTTTTGCAAGGGTGAATAAATGTCTGCTGATTACCATTCTGGTAAAGCAGGAAATGTTTGTGGGAGCCTATGATTTAATCTGTGAATACGGATACGAAAAAATTGAAATGCCGATTTTGCTCAGGCTGTGTAGCCAGATGATTTTAAGACTGGAATTTGAATATGAGGAAGAATTGCTACTTCTGGCAGGATATATTGTAAAATCCGGTGTTTATGATGAGGTGCTTTTGAAATATCTGGTGCAGCACTTTGAGGGACCGGTAAACGAAATGGTAAGGCTCTGGGAGCGGGCAATGGGCTTTGCGCTGGACTGCTACCAATTGGAGGAGCGGATTTTGGTGTGCAGTATGTTCTCCAGAGTCTGCCATGAAAAGGGACTTTCTGTGCTGAAAAATTATATCAGCCAGAGCGGGAAGGAACAGGTGATTCTCTCTTATCTCACCTTTGAGTGTTATGCTTATTTTCTGGGAGAACAGGAAAAAGAGGAATTTTTGTTTGAAGCCCTGGAAAAGGTACTGGAGAGAAAATGGGAATCTGATATCATCTGCAGAATTTCGCTTCTGAAGCACTATGGAGAAACCGGCATTTGGAATCAGAGAAGAAAAGAGCTGGCAGAGGAGATTTTGGCAGAATGTGCAAGGGATCGTCTGCAGTTTGCCTTTTTTCAGGAGCTGCCAAGGGAACTTCTTGGTACCTGTCAGTTAGAGGACAAACTGTTTGTAGAGTGCAGGACTTATCATAACGCCAAAGTAACTTTGTATTCCTATATTGAACGGGGAGAACGCACAGAGGAGAAGAGAGAGCCGTTAAAGGAGAGGTATCAGGGAATTTATAATCGAGAGTTTGTTTTGTTCTACGGAGAAAAGCTGCATTATCATTTTGTCATTGAAAAGGACGGCGTCACAGAGATGACGCAGGAGGAAATCCTGACTGTGGAAGAAGGGGATATGCAGGGAAGCAGTAAGTATCAGATGTTAAATACTATGCTGCAGCTCAAAGAAAAGAACCAGACAGAGGAATTGCAGCGCATGACAGAAACCTATATGGAAAGAGAACAGCAGGTAAAGGAGCTGTTTGCTCTGTTGGATTAG
- a CDS encoding oligopeptide:H+ symporter — translation MNERINFREDKRFLGHPMGLGTISFMTLCQGFANYGMSAILIYYLYADMAAGGLGFSQANAAQFISLYSTLSFLCGILGSYMADRFIGIRKAIRIGFFIKTLGYVLLVVPTGGIPLYLGSQFLLLMSGAAMGNSLDALTGKLYEKGDTRRDSGYSILYIMNNVGAIAPVITGTIAQILGYHIGFLFAAILQALGFLIYLLTEKKLYGNVGTEPDDQVSQEEKRKLIFKLVSGLGILVLLILTLFYTGIFTPTSFANTVSTIAIFIPIVYLVYIGKSKKITKEDRIKLKMFFVLFLCNSLAMMVWNQSTGILAVYAQRG, via the coding sequence ATGAATGAAAGGATAAATTTTAGAGAAGACAAAAGATTTCTGGGGCATCCTATGGGACTGGGGACAATTTCTTTTATGACATTGTGCCAGGGCTTTGCCAATTACGGAATGAGTGCTATTTTAATTTATTATCTGTATGCGGATATGGCAGCTGGAGGATTGGGATTTTCCCAGGCAAACGCAGCACAATTCATATCTCTTTACAGCACTTTATCATTCCTTTGCGGAATTTTAGGAAGTTATATGGCAGACCGTTTTATAGGTATTCGAAAAGCCATTCGAATTGGATTTTTTATTAAAACGTTGGGATATGTGTTACTGGTTGTTCCTACAGGCGGAATTCCTCTTTACCTTGGAAGTCAGTTTTTGCTGTTGATGTCTGGTGCGGCTATGGGAAACAGTTTGGACGCATTAACCGGAAAGCTTTATGAAAAGGGCGATACCAGAAGAGATAGTGGTTATTCCATACTCTATATTATGAATAATGTAGGAGCTATAGCTCCAGTCATTACGGGAACGATTGCACAGATACTGGGATATCATATTGGATTTCTGTTTGCAGCGATTTTGCAGGCGTTGGGATTTCTCATTTATCTGCTTACAGAAAAGAAGCTTTACGGAAATGTAGGCACAGAACCAGATGACCAGGTTTCCCAGGAAGAGAAGAGAAAGCTGATTTTTAAATTAGTGTCAGGTTTGGGAATCCTTGTATTGCTTATTCTGACTTTGTTTTATACAGGCATATTTACGCCAACCTCTTTTGCCAATACAGTCAGTACCATTGCTATTTTCATTCCTATTGTTTACTTGGTATATATTGGAAAAAGCAAAAAAATAACAAAAGAAGACAGAATAAAGTTAAAAATGTTTTTTGTTTTGTTTCTCTGTAACAGTCTGGCTATGATGGTATGGAATCAGTCTACAGGAATTCTGGCAGTTTATGCGCAGAGAGGGTAA
- a CDS encoding DUF5716 family protein: MMNETRNIIAGLEIGKSQSQICYYDRREKEPISVSVKAGSNQYLFPTQLSKKPGEEVWHYGIEAEYFARQEGEISLTGLLGIFGSTEEVSIDNSLRKPADLLAVYLKGCISLLGIAEPARQIKALMLTVPRLSADMVKNVYQAGESLGFSRGQIFLQDYDESFYYYVMNHRKDNWNRKIGWFLFEENQVSFARLVTDNQKRPVTAVIEHGITAELPTDAIERDENFYRLIERSCGTDTYSSIYIVGEGFDQEWAVRSTPLLCRNQRHVFYGNNLYVKGACYGAREKCEEGILKGHLYLGPSLVKHNVAMEMLVNGSPKTYSLIEAGKNWYEIHTEIELILDGREDLEFLVTSMEGTGKTRYSMKLEGLPKRPNKTTRLRVCLSYESPELCVIQAEDLGFGDLFPSEGKCWIEKVSW, from the coding sequence ATGATGAATGAAACAAGAAATATTATAGCAGGTCTGGAAATCGGTAAAAGCCAGTCCCAGATTTGTTATTATGACCGCAGAGAAAAAGAACCGATTTCTGTTTCCGTAAAGGCAGGCAGCAACCAGTATCTTTTTCCCACACAGCTTTCCAAAAAGCCGGGGGAAGAGGTGTGGCACTATGGCATAGAGGCAGAATATTTTGCGCGTCAGGAGGGAGAGATTTCCCTTACCGGGCTTTTGGGGATTTTTGGAAGTACAGAAGAAGTGAGTATTGATAATAGCCTGAGAAAGCCTGCAGACCTTCTGGCAGTGTATTTAAAGGGGTGTATTTCTCTTCTTGGAATTGCAGAGCCTGCAAGGCAGATAAAGGCATTGATGCTTACAGTTCCCAGGCTTTCTGCAGATATGGTGAAAAATGTGTATCAGGCAGGCGAAAGTCTGGGATTTTCCAGAGGGCAGATTTTTCTCCAGGATTATGATGAAAGCTTTTATTACTATGTTATGAATCACCGTAAGGACAACTGGAATCGAAAAATCGGCTGGTTTCTGTTTGAGGAAAATCAGGTATCCTTTGCAAGGCTGGTGACGGATAATCAGAAGCGACCGGTTACGGCTGTGATTGAGCATGGCATTACGGCAGAACTTCCAACAGATGCAATAGAGCGGGACGAAAATTTTTACCGTCTGATTGAGCGTTCCTGTGGCACAGATACTTATTCCAGTATTTATATTGTGGGAGAGGGCTTTGACCAGGAGTGGGCAGTGCGATCCACGCCTCTTCTCTGCAGGAATCAGCGTCATGTTTTTTATGGAAATAATCTGTATGTAAAGGGCGCCTGCTACGGAGCCAGGGAAAAATGCGAGGAAGGCATATTAAAGGGGCATCTGTATCTTGGTCCTTCTCTGGTAAAACACAATGTCGCCATGGAAATGCTGGTAAACGGTTCGCCAAAAACGTACTCGCTTATAGAAGCAGGGAAAAACTGGTATGAAATTCATACGGAAATCGAACTGATTTTAGATGGCAGAGAGGATTTGGAATTTCTGGTTACTTCCATGGAGGGAACCGGAAAGACCAGATACAGCATGAAGCTGGAGGGGCTGCCCAAGCGTCCCAATAAGACTACCAGACTGCGGGTGTGCCTTTCCTATGAATCTCCGGAACTTTGCGTGATACAGGCAGAGGATTTGGGATTTGGAGATTTGTTTCCTTCAGAGGGAAAATGCTGGATAGAAAAAGTATCATGGTAA
- a CDS encoding helix-turn-helix domain-containing protein, which produces MKELDLSGIGEKISKIRKEKGLTLKDMVEYTGLSAGYLSNLETGKTSPTLENLHMVTSSLGIDLIELLTSEGRKKQVLRAEEVRIHRYEDYNMEVRLIDFGYDAQIYEVLTIWPGEIRLGPLSRHLYSETCTVLEGELSLELEEKIYKLHKFDSVYIPEKTAHRIWNDSDEKVVTYWVYQKK; this is translated from the coding sequence ATGAAAGAACTTGATTTAAGTGGAATTGGAGAAAAAATCAGTAAGATTCGTAAAGAAAAAGGGCTTACATTAAAAGATATGGTGGAGTATACAGGATTGTCGGCCGGATATTTGAGCAACTTGGAAACAGGAAAGACAAGCCCTACCTTGGAAAATCTTCATATGGTTACTTCCTCCCTGGGTATAGACTTAATAGAACTTTTAACTTCCGAAGGGAGAAAAAAGCAGGTTTTGCGAGCTGAAGAAGTGCGTATACACAGATACGAGGATTACAATATGGAGGTTCGTCTTATTGATTTTGGGTATGATGCCCAGATTTATGAGGTGCTGACCATTTGGCCTGGAGAAATTCGGTTAGGTCCTCTTTCCAGACATTTGTATTCGGAAACTTGTACGGTTTTGGAAGGGGAGCTATCTTTAGAGCTAGAAGAGAAAATATACAAATTGCACAAATTTGATTCTGTGTATATTCCAGAGAAGACAGCTCATCGTATATGGAATGATTCCGATGAAAAGGTAGTAACATACTGGGTTTATCAGAAAAAATAG
- a CDS encoding Na+/H+ antiporter NhaC family protein, translated as MKQKKNGNAIALLPIGVFLVIFIGAGILSHDFYTMPAIVGFLIALMVAFMQNRRVRFADKLAIISKGIGEENIVTMCLIFLAAGAFSGTIKAAGGVESTVNLGLSIMPASIAVVGLFIIGCFISLSMGTSVGTITAMAPIGVGIAEKTGIALPICMGAIVCGAMFGDNLSMISDTTIAAVRTQGCEMKDKFKENFLIVLPAAVLTAILFFFLARGGAGNIDKDLEYQIIRVVPYLVVLIGALIGINVFVVLIAGTVLAAIVGVGTGAFALGEMFQKMGEGVTSMYDITVISIIVAAIVALVKEYGGIDFILNMIKRNIKGQKGGEFGISALVFLVDCCTANNTVAIVMAGPIAKEISEEFEVSPRRSASLLDIFASVGQGLIPYGAQLLTAAGLASLSPVQIMPYLFYPILMGISAVLFILFRRR; from the coding sequence ATGAAGCAAAAGAAAAACGGAAATGCCATAGCCCTTTTGCCTATTGGCGTGTTTCTGGTGATTTTTATCGGAGCAGGGATACTCTCCCATGATTTTTATACCATGCCGGCAATTGTTGGTTTTCTGATTGCCCTTATGGTGGCATTTATGCAAAACCGCAGAGTGCGCTTTGCAGATAAACTGGCAATTATTTCCAAAGGAATCGGAGAAGAAAATATTGTAACCATGTGCCTGATATTCCTGGCAGCAGGAGCTTTTTCAGGAACCATTAAAGCAGCAGGCGGTGTGGAAAGTACGGTAAATCTGGGACTGTCCATTATGCCGGCGTCCATTGCCGTGGTTGGTCTGTTTATTATCGGCTGTTTTATTTCCCTGTCCATGGGAACCTCTGTGGGAACCATTACCGCTATGGCGCCTATTGGTGTGGGGATTGCGGAAAAGACAGGCATTGCCCTGCCAATCTGTATGGGAGCCATTGTGTGTGGCGCCATGTTTGGGGATAATCTGTCCATGATCTCAGATACCACCATTGCAGCCGTGAGAACTCAGGGCTGTGAAATGAAAGATAAGTTTAAGGAAAACTTTTTAATTGTGCTTCCGGCAGCTGTTCTGACAGCCATTTTGTTCTTTTTCCTGGCAAGAGGAGGTGCGGGAAATATAGACAAAGATTTGGAATACCAGATTATCAGAGTCGTTCCTTATCTGGTAGTGTTAATCGGAGCTTTAATCGGAATCAATGTGTTTGTGGTATTAATTGCAGGAACTGTGCTTGCAGCCATTGTAGGTGTGGGGACAGGCGCTTTTGCTTTGGGCGAGATGTTCCAGAAAATGGGAGAAGGCGTTACCAGTATGTATGATATCACCGTGATTTCTATTATTGTTGCAGCCATTGTAGCGTTGGTAAAAGAATACGGCGGTATTGATTTTATCCTGAACATGATTAAACGCAATATCAAGGGACAAAAGGGCGGAGAATTCGGAATTTCTGCGTTGGTATTTTTGGTGGACTGCTGTACAGCAAACAATACGGTAGCCATTGTTATGGCAGGACCCATTGCAAAGGAAATCAGTGAAGAGTTTGAGGTATCTCCAAGGAGAAGTGCCTCTCTTCTGGACATTTTTGCTTCTGTGGGACAGGGGTTGATTCCGTATGGCGCACAGCTTCTGACTGCAGCAGGACTGGCGTCCCTGTCACCTGTGCAGATTATGCCGTATCTGTTTTACCCGATTCTCATGGGAATCAGCGCGGTACTGTTTATTCTTTTCAGGAGAAGATAA